The following coding sequences lie in one Kryptolebias marmoratus isolate JLee-2015 linkage group LG5, ASM164957v2, whole genome shotgun sequence genomic window:
- the zdhhc3b gene encoding palmitoyltransferase ZDHHC3 isoform X1, which produces MKSPAHRTRDIERQPGYLKPEHCAPPPPRSSSDAMWFIRDGCGITCSVITWFLVFYAEFVVVFVMLLPAKNVVYSLFNGVLFNGLAFLALASHAKAMCTDPGAVPKGNATKEFIESLQLKPGQVVYKCPKCCSIKPDRAHHCSVCKRCIRKMDHHCPWVNNCVGENNQKYFVLFTMYIALISLHALIMVAFHFFFCFEADWGKCSGFSPPATVILLILLSFEGLLFLIFTAVMFGTQVHSICSDETGIEQLKKEERRWAKKSKWMNMKVVFGHPFSIAWLSPFATPDHGKADIYQYIV; this is translated from the exons ATGAAGAGCCCGGCGCACCGCACCAGAGACATCGAGCGGCAGCCCGGCTACCTGAAGCCCGAGCACTGCGCCCCGCCGCCGCCCCGCAGCAGCTCGGACGCCATGTGGTTCATCCGCGACGGCTGCGGCATCACGTGCAGCGTCATCACCTGGTTCCTGGTCTTCTACGCCGAGTTCGTGGTGGTGTTCGTGATGCTGCTGCCGGCCAAGAACGTGGTCTACAGCCTCTTCAACGGGGTGCTCTTCAACGGCCTCGCCTTCCTCGCGCTCGCCTCCCACGCCAAGGCCATGTGCACAGACCCG GGAGCTGTGCCCAAAGGGAACGCCACCAAAGAATTCATCGAGAGCCTTCAGCTGAAGCCGGGTCAGGTGGTCTACAAGTGTCCCAAGTGCTGCAGCATCAAGCCTGACCGAGCTCACCACTGCAG TGTTTGTAAACGCTGCATCAGAAAGATGGACCACCACTGTCCCTGGGTGAACAACTGCGTCGGAGAAAACAACCAGAAGTACTTTGTGCTCTTCACC ATGTACATCGCATTAATATCCCTCCACGCATTAATCATGGTGGCCTTccactttttcttctgctttgaaGCCGACTGGGGAA AGTGCAGCGGCTTCTCTCCTCCAGCGACcgtcatcctcctcatcctcctcagcTTCGAgggcctcctcttcctcatcttcaccGCGGTCATGTTCGGGACTCAGGTCCACTCCATCTGCTCCGACGAGACG GGCATCgagcagctgaagaaggaggagagaagatGGGCCAAGAAGTCCAAGTGGATGAACATGAAGGTGGTGTTTGGCCACCCGTTCTCGATAGCTTGGCTCAGCCCGTTCGCCACGCCCGACCACGGCAAGGCGGACATTTACCAGTACATCGTGTGA
- the zdhhc3b gene encoding palmitoyltransferase ZDHHC3 isoform X2, whose protein sequence is MKSPAHRTRDIERQPGYLKPEHCAPPPPRSSSDAMWFIRDGCGITCSVITWFLVFYAEFVVVFVMLLPAKNVVYSLFNGVLFNGLAFLALASHAKAMCTDPGAVPKGNATKEFIESLQLKPGQVVYKCPKCCSIKPDRAHHCSVCKRCIRKMDHHCPWVNNCVGENNQKYFVLFTMYIALISLHALIMVAFHFFFCFEADWGKCSGFSPPATVILLILLSFEGLLFLIFTAVMFGTQVHSICSDETVEGHTSSLTHW, encoded by the exons ATGAAGAGCCCGGCGCACCGCACCAGAGACATCGAGCGGCAGCCCGGCTACCTGAAGCCCGAGCACTGCGCCCCGCCGCCGCCCCGCAGCAGCTCGGACGCCATGTGGTTCATCCGCGACGGCTGCGGCATCACGTGCAGCGTCATCACCTGGTTCCTGGTCTTCTACGCCGAGTTCGTGGTGGTGTTCGTGATGCTGCTGCCGGCCAAGAACGTGGTCTACAGCCTCTTCAACGGGGTGCTCTTCAACGGCCTCGCCTTCCTCGCGCTCGCCTCCCACGCCAAGGCCATGTGCACAGACCCG GGAGCTGTGCCCAAAGGGAACGCCACCAAAGAATTCATCGAGAGCCTTCAGCTGAAGCCGGGTCAGGTGGTCTACAAGTGTCCCAAGTGCTGCAGCATCAAGCCTGACCGAGCTCACCACTGCAG TGTTTGTAAACGCTGCATCAGAAAGATGGACCACCACTGTCCCTGGGTGAACAACTGCGTCGGAGAAAACAACCAGAAGTACTTTGTGCTCTTCACC ATGTACATCGCATTAATATCCCTCCACGCATTAATCATGGTGGCCTTccactttttcttctgctttgaaGCCGACTGGGGAA AGTGCAGCGGCTTCTCTCCTCCAGCGACcgtcatcctcctcatcctcctcagcTTCGAgggcctcctcttcctcatcttcaccGCGGTCATGTTCGGGACTCAGGTCCACTCCATCTGCTCCGACGAGACG gtggAAGGTCACACAAGCAGCCTGACTCACTGGTGa
- the LOC108241009 gene encoding transmembrane protein 42 translates to MFPGVFYALLAGFLGAVASSSAKLSLGADYLKGVCETGLRTWGEQRKFRQPDETTACDRLHIPLRLLCGGLLFTCNAVMWTFLAKALRYSSSSTRTTVTTTASNFVSSAFLGQLLFGEPQITLWWVGISLTFSGLLVLQRVSPQDRHRSAADAKDE, encoded by the exons ATGTTCCCGGGAGTcttctatgcactgctggcggGTTTCCTCGGAGCCGTGGCGTCGTCGTCGGCCAAGCTGTCCCTCGGAGCCGACTACCTGAAGGGGGTCTGTGAAACCGGACTCCGGACGTGGGGGGAGCAGCGGAAATTCAGGCAGCCGGACGAAACTACAGCCTGCGATCGG CTCCACATCCCTCTGAGGCTGCTGTGCGGCGGGCTTCTGTTCACCTGCAACGCCGTGATGTGGACCTTCCTCGCCAAAGCTCTCAGgtactcctcttcctccacccgGACCACTGTGACCACCACTGCCTCCAACTTCGTATCTTCC GCGTTCCTGGGCCAGCTGCTCTTCGGGGAACCCCAGATAACACTGTGGTGGGTCGGGATCTCGCTGACCTTCTCGGGCCTGCTGGTGCTGCAGAGGGTCTCGCCGCAGGACAGGCATCGGAGCGCGGCCGACGCGAAGGACGAATAG